One Salvia splendens isolate huo1 chromosome 1, SspV2, whole genome shotgun sequence genomic window, acgacccatcagcccaaagcccaaggaagagtatcagttcggcattaccaaagagttcggccccagcctacagctcggtaaaagccgaccaatcaagctctactctcagatcggcaaaagctgctcggcaatagttcagcagttcggtctcagtattcgaccgaactgggagatagtggactcatgcagaacctccacgacctccactacacgatctatttagtggtgtcaactcatgcaggatctcatgcaggatagcggaccaaacaaagagatagtggacccatgcaggatctcatgacctccacgacatccacgacctaattagtgatgatgtaagccacgacctagttagtggtgatgcaagccacgatcttagttcaatgtataaatagaacttagatcagatagactaaaggggaaaaaagctctctagacatcaaatatcatatagcaagtctgtatttgtaagctgtaaaccagatcaagcaatacaatcttgccctcctttcttcccgtggacgtagatttacctcagtaaatcgaaccacgtaattccttgtgtcgtgatatatattttttacctgcatttattaccatcaaaaattcgcccattCATCACTAACGAAACAGCCATGGACACTGCAGAGAAGCTCGGGCAGGGAGAGGCAGGGGCCATCCTGCAGAAGTACGGCGTGGTGAGCGTGAAGAAAATCAAGCCCGACCCAGCAAGGCGGGCGCGCGAGCTCAAGCAGACGGTGAGCGACATCAAGCACGAGGTCCACGGCCAGCTGGAGCACACGCGCCAGACGAGGAGGCGAGTGCAGGGGATCGCGAAGCGGCTCGACAAGATGCACGCGGAAGGGCTGAACAATGCCATCAACTCGACCACGGTGGTGGCGGTGCTCATTGCCACGGTGGCGTTCGCGGCCATCTTCACTGTCCTGGGGCAGTACACGGACGACCCGCGGGACCTGGCCCCGGGGGTGTCTCTCGGTGAGGCAAACGTAGCGCCGCAGCTGCCGTTCCTCGTCTTCTTCCTGTTCGACTCGTTTGCGCTCTTCAAATCgctggcggtggtggtggtgcagaCGTCGGTGGTGGTGATCGAGTGCAAGGCAAAGAAGCAGATGATGGCGATCATCAACAAGCTCATGTGGCTGGCGTGCGTGCTCATCTCGGTGGCGTATATGGCGCTGGCGTTTATAGTGGTGGGGAGGAAGGAGCGGTGGCTGGCTATTGGGGTGGCGGTGATCGGAACCACAATACTGGCGACGACGTTAGGCACCATGTGTTATTGGGTGGTTGTGCATCGGATTGAGGCGAAGAACAAGAGGAGTTTGAGAAGGAAAAGCTCTCGAGGCACCAGATCCCGGTCGATATCGGCGCTGTCTGATTCTGATGTTGATTTCAAGAAAATGT contains:
- the LOC121804550 gene encoding ankyrin repeat-containing protein At5g02620-like; this encodes MEAPANPRKKMVKQLTGKREDTALHSAARAGQIVAIRSIIDGTEGEEELSALLSKQNSAGETPLFVAAEYGYLEVVREIISHYSLADAGIKAKNGFDALHIAAKQGDLGVVKVLMESHPELSMMVDSSNTTALHTAATQGHMEIVEYLLGWERNLATIAKRNGKTALHSAARNGHLGVVDVLLEKEPWITTRTDNKGQTALHMAVKGHNTHVVEKLITVDPSTINMLDTKGNTALHIATRKGRAQIVKMLLDRKETDTKLVNKTNETAMDTAEKLGQGEAGAILQKYGVVSVKKIKPDPARRARELKQTVSDIKHEVHGQLEHTRQTRRRVQGIAKRLDKMHAEGLNNAINSTTVVAVLIATVAFAAIFTVLGQYTDDPRDLAPGVSLGEANVAPQLPFLVFFLFDSFALFKSLAVVVVQTSVVVIECKAKKQMMAIINKLMWLACVLISVAYMALAFIVVGRKERWLAIGVAVIGTTILATTLGTMCYWVVVHRIEAKNKRSLRRKSSRGTRSRSISALSDSDVDFKKMYAI